The Pueribacillus theae genomic interval GCTCGGGAGATAGATCATAAACCATTGGCACTTGATTTGGAGCTGCCACTCCTATTTTTTTCAATTCTTCAATATGAGCTTGCAACGATTTTTGATCCCTTGCTGTATATCCTGCGATAAGCAGATTTTCAGGTTCAAAAACTATCTCTTTTTTATCCAAATAAAACTTCAATATTTTTACCTCCAAAATGAAAGACTTATCTCGTTCTATAAAACACGGTGTTTTAAATTTGGGAATCTTTCCCTTGTTTCTTCTATTACACTTAGGTCTATCTCTGTTTTTAAAATCGTTTCACTGTCACCTACTTTAGCAAGTACCGTCCCCCAGGGGTCTACAACTTGGCTATGTCCCCCGAAAAAAGATCCCCTATGATCTCCCACACAGTTACAGGAAATAACATAACATTGATTTTCTAATGCTCTCGCAACGTTAAGGGTGTCCCAATGGATAATCCGTCGATGCGGCCAAGCTGCGGTCACTAAAAAGATCTCTGCGCCTAAATCGACTTGTTTTCTATAAAGCTCGGGAAATCTCATATCATAGCAAGTAGAGAGGCCTATTTTTCCAAATTTAGTATCAACAACCGAGATTTTATCTCCTCGTGTCAATATTTCTCCTTCTTTAGAGCCATATCTAAACAAATGTATTTTCCGATAAGTATCGAGAATCTCTCCTTCATTACTAAAAAGTACACTCGTATTAAAGAATTGGTTTCCTTCTCTTTCAACAAAACTACCTGCAAATAACATTAAATTTAATTCTTTTGCCTTCTTCATATAATGCTGGACAAACGATCCATCCAATTCTTCAGCTTCTTCAACGTATTTATCAAACGAAAAGTATCCTGTTGCCCATATTTC includes:
- a CDS encoding carbon-nitrogen family hydrolase, encoding MKVAAIQLEIKDNESKQQRMHHVDAMLEQLKDYDLVILPEIWATGYFSFDKYVEEAEELDGSFVQHYMKKAKELNLMLFAGSFVEREGNQFFNTSVLFSNEGEILDTYRKIHLFRYGSKEGEILTRGDKISVVDTKFGKIGLSTCYDMRFPELYRKQVDLGAEIFLVTAAWPHRRIIHWDTLNVARALENQCYVISCNCVGDHRGSFFGGHSQVVDPWGTVLAKVGDSETILKTEIDLSVIEETRERFPNLKHRVL